TAAATGAAGGAACAAAAGCAGGAAAAGCATTATTATCGCTTTTACAATCATTAAAAGAAGTTGTTAGCATTAAACCCTCTGGAATAGACGAATCATTATCAGATGTCAAAGAAGGTCGTGTTCATTACGCAAAAGATGCAAAAGATTTAATTGATCAATGCTCAAAGTAATGTATCGGATTGGCTACACTTCAAGATTTAAAAAAGATTTCAAACGTTGCAAAAAACGAGGTTTAGATATTTCAATTTTAGAAGAAGCAATCGAATTCTTAAGATTGAACGGACACCTTCCACAAGAGTATAAACCGCATAAACTGACAGGAAATTATACTGGTTGTTGGGAATGCCACCTACAAGCGGATTGGTTATTAGTTTGGATGCAAAACGATAGGGAGCTGGTTTTATTATTTACGAATACTGGTTCTCATTCTGATTTATTTTAATTTCCCTGTTCTCGCAAGTCTTCCTCCTGTTGATTGTGAGAAATAATAAAAAGAAAGACGCCAGTCTTTCAACCCATAAAAAGGTTTGGAAATATAGTTTAGCCTGATAAACTCAACATTCCAGCATACAAAACCCTGTCAGTTATTAATATCAAGTAAAAAACAATGTTAAGTTGACGCATATGCCTGTCAGGGTTTTACATCAATTTCTTAAATATATCCCCAATTCTGGCTTTCATTTTTTGATCAAGTGGAAGAACAGCCATTGTTAATGTACTGAATGCAACCAAATCGCCAGCCTCATCATGTGTTTTAATTTGCCAAACATGCGATTGAAAACCTAAGTGAAGGGCTGTTGCTGTGGCCGTTACTTTTCCACCTAAAACAGCTTTCAAATGATTGATTTTCAATTCCTGCCCAACACAAAAGAATTTTTCTCTATCAATAGAAAGATAAGCAGCCATACTCCCTGTCATTTCAGCCAATGCAGCAGAAGCGCCTCCATGCATCATGCCCAATTGTTGTACGGTTCGGTGATCAATGGGCATTTGTGCTTTTAGTTCATCTTCAGATAGTTCTACATACTTTATTGCAAGATTGTCTGACAAAGTATTAGCACCCGTTTTATTTAGCATTTCCAATGTTACGGAGGTATCTATCATTATTGTATCCTTAAATTGCCAACGAAAATATGAGCGTAAATTTACACAAATCCTAAATTTTGACTGAAAAAAAATTATACATCATCCGACACGGTGAAACCGATTTTAACAAAAATGGCTACTTACAAGGATCAAGTATTGATTCATCATTAAACGACAAAGGAAAAGAACAAGCAGATTTATTCTTTCAAGCTTACAAGGATATTTCTTTTGATAAAATTTATACATCCGCATTAAAACGAAGTCAGGAAAGTGTTGCAGGATTCATTGAGAAAGGAATTCCGACAGAACATTATGCTGAATTCAATGAAATTAATTGGGGCGAAATGGAAGGTACACAGCTTAATCCTATTTCATGGATCAGATTGAGAAGGTTGGCGAAAAAATGGAAAGCAGGTAAAACCTCTGTTTCCATACCTG
Above is a genomic segment from Bacteroidota bacterium containing:
- a CDS encoding type II toxin-antitoxin system YafQ family toxin — its product is MYRIGYTSRFKKDFKRCKKRGLDISILEEAIEFLRLNGHLPQEYKPHKLTGNYTGCWECHLQADWLLVWMQNDRELVLLFTNTGSHSDLF
- a CDS encoding hotdog fold thioesterase produces the protein MIDTSVTLEMLNKTGANTLSDNLAIKYVELSEDELKAQMPIDHRTVQQLGMMHGGASAALAEMTGSMAAYLSIDREKFFCVGQELKINHLKAVLGGKVTATATALHLGFQSHVWQIKTHDEAGDLVAFSTLTMAVLPLDQKMKARIGDIFKKLM
- a CDS encoding histidine phosphatase family protein, producing MTEKKLYIIRHGETDFNKNGYLQGSSIDSSLNDKGKEQADLFFQAYKDISFDKIYTSALKRSQESVAGFIEKGIPTEHYAEFNEINWGEMEGTQLNPISWIRLRRLAKKWKAGKTSVSIPGGESPIDVAKRQKPIIDLILSREEEENVLICMHGRAMRILICQILNKALNEMDQFKHTNLGLYVIAYDKEANLIQMVKNNCRLHLLNS